The Gemmatimonadota bacterium DH-78 region GGAGGGCCCGCGGGGGCGCCCGTAGCGCCGGACCCCGACCCCATCATCTGGAGCAGCGCCCGGGGGTCGCCGCCGAGCAGCAGCACCACCAACGCCACCACCACCAGGCCGAGGCCTCCGCCGGCCGCGGCCTTCCGGCCCCGGCGGTCCTCGATGTTCGAGCTCCGACGACCCGACTTCCAGCGCATGGATCCCTCCGTTCAGGGGAACGACACGGGTGTCGACCCGCGCCGCATGTTTCATACCACGGAGGCAACCATCCAGACAATGGTGGCGCGCCGCGACCCGCCACGAGTTCTTACCGCACGCCGAAGGTGGCGTGAACGGTGACCGTGATCTCCTTGTCGCGCGTCTGGGTGTCGTACACCCCGTAGCCCTGCACCTCGGTGGAGTAGGGCTCGCGGATCTGAAACACCCCGGCGCGCGCCTCGATCATCTCGCCCAGCGACGCGCCCGCGATCTCCCCGGCACGGGCGCGGGCGTCGTCGGAAGCCTGCTGCAGCAGGGAGCGCTTCAGCTCGGCCATCTGCTCGTAGAAATACTCGAGGGTGCTGCCCTCCAGCCCCAGCCCCTCGCCGATCAGGTCGCCCGGATCCAGCGCGATCGACTCCACCGCGTCGAGATCGGGGCTGACCACGAGCACGGTCTGCCGCAGACTGACGCCCGACACCCGTCCGTCTCGATCCCACACGGGGTTGGTCGTCACCGGCTGCAGGGCGATCGCGTCGGCCGCCACTCCCGCCGAGGTCAGTCGATCGACGATGCGGGCCCGGTCGGCGCGCAGCTGCTCGAAGCCCGCCGCCTCCCCGCCCAGCGAGACCGATCGCACGAGCTGCACCCTCCACTTCACGACATCGGAGGTGAAGGGCACGGTGGCGGCGCCCACCACCCGCACGGTGCCCTCCATGCGGCGACCCTCGACGAATGAGCGGCCGAGTACCGCGGCCGAGATCACGAGGGCGAGGGAGAGGATCAGCGCGGCGGACGCCGAAGCGCGGGTCGAGGTCGACATGGCACTCGAAGGGTTGGGGGGAGCGTCGTGGGGGAGTGGTACACCGCAGGGTCGCCCGGTGTACCGCGGGGGTGGCCGCCACGGTGTGAAGCGGGCGATCGAGAGGAACGAGCGACGGCCCTCCACCGCGACAGCGGCGACGCCCGTCGCGGGATCGTCGCATTCCGTCGTACCCCCCGCGCGACACCATTTGGACCCGTCGCCCGAGGTGCGTAGTGTTGGTCCCGCGGTCGCCCGCACGCACGGTGCGCGCGGCCCCGCAACGCCGTCTCCACCCGCGCCCCCGCCCGCCCGTGTCGTTCGTCCACCTCCACACCCATTCGGAGTACTCGCTCCTCGACGGAGCCAACCGCATCTCGGACCTGGTGGAGCGCGCCGCGGAGTTCGAGATGCCCGGCGTGGCGCTCACCGACCACGGGTGCATGTTCGGTGCCTGGACGTTCCAGAAGGCGGCGCGGAAGGCGGGCATCAAGCCGATCCTGGGCATGGAGGCCTACGTCGCACCGGGGGATCGCCGCGACCGCTCCCGGTCCGGGCAGGGTGAACGCGCCTACTACCATCTGGTGATCCTGGCGCGCGACCGCATCGGCTACCGCAACCTGGTGAAGCTCACCTCGATGGGGTACACGGAGGGCTTCTACCACAAGCCCCGGGTGGACCGCGAACTGCTGGAGCAGTACAGCGAGGGGCTGATCGTCTCCTCCGCCTGCCTGGCCGGCGAGGTGGCCCGCAACCTGATGGCCGACAACTGGGACGGGGCACGGGAGGCGGCGTCGTGGTACGCCGAAGTCTTCCGCGACCGCTACTACCTCGAGGTGCAGGGCCACGACTCCGAGGGGCAGGAGGAGCTCAACCGCAAGATCCTGCAGCTGGGCGACGATCTCGGGCTCCCCGTGATCGCCACCAACGACGCCCACTTCCTGTCGGAGGGCGACCACGAGGCCCACGACGTGCTCTGCTGCATCGGTCTCGGCAAGGACCGCAACGACCCGAACCGGCTGCAGTACGACCGGGGGCTCTACTTCAAGAACGCGCCCGAGATGGCGGCGCGGTTCCCGGACCGCCCCGACCTGCTCGAAAACACGCTCGCGATCGCCGACGCCGTCGACCTCACCTTCGACAAGCAGTACCACCTGCCGGAATTCCCGCTTCCGGAGGGCCACGCCGACGAGAACGACTTCCTCGAGTATCTCGCCACGCAGGGCGCCAAGGAGCGCTACGGCGATCCGCTCCCCGACGAGGCCCAGGAGCGTCTCGACTACGAGCTGGGGGTGATCAAGGGCACCGGGTACGCCGGGTACTTCCTGATCGTGCAGGACTTCATCGCCTGGGCGCGCGAGCAGGACATTCCGGTGGGTCCGGGCCGTGGATCGGCCGCCGGTTCGCTCGTGGCCTACGCGATGGGGATCACCAATCTCGACCCCCTCGAGCACGATCTGCTGTTCGAGCGGTTCCTGAACCCCGAGCGCGTGTCGATGCCCGATGTGGATATCGACTTCTGCTTCGAGCGCCGCGGCGAGGTGATCGAGTACACCCGCCAGAAGTACGGCACCGACGCCGTGGGGCAGATCATCACCTTCGGAACGATGAAGTCGCGGGCGGTGATCCGCGACGTGGGTCGCACGCTCGGCTTCGAGCCGGGCGAGACCGACCGCATCGCGAAGCTGATTCCGAACGCCCCGGGGCAGAGCTTCACCGTGCGCGAGGCGGTCGACGGGCTGAAGGAGGTGCGCGACCTCTACAAGCTCGACGAGCGCCACCGCCAGCTCTTCGACTACTCGATGACCCTCGAGGGGCTGTCGCGCCACTCCTCGGTGCACGCCGCCGGCGTGGTGATCGCACCGGGCCCGCTCGACGAGTACGTGCCCGTCTGCGTCCAGACCGGAAAGAACGGCGGCGAAGACGGCATGGTGGTGACCCAGTACGACATGAACTGCCTCGAAGAGGCGGGCATGCTCAAGATGGACTTCCTGGGTCTGAAGACGCTCACCGTGATCTACGACGCGGTCGAGATGGTGAAGGCGCGGGTGGGGGCGCTGAAGCACCCCGAGTCGGGCGAGATCTACGAGAGCATGGACGACGTGCCGCTCGACGATCCGGCCGTCTACCGCATGCTCGCGCGGGGCGGCACCAGCGGCGTCTTCCAGTTCGAGTCGTCGCTCGCCACCGACAAGCTGCGCTCCATGCGCTGCGACCGCTTCGAAAACCTGGTGGCCACCAACGCGCTCATTCGCCCGGGTCCGCTCGACTCGGGCATGACCGACGTCTACATCCGACGCAAGCTGGGTCAGGAGCCGGTCACCTACGACCACCCCGACCTCGAGAAGTCGCTCGAGCCCACCTACGGCATCATCGTCTACCAGGAACAGGTGATGCGAATCGCCAACATCCTGGCGGGCTTCTCTCTCGGAGAAGCCGACGTGCTGCGAAAGGCGGTGGGAAAGAAGAACGCCGCGCTGATCGCCGAACAGCTCAACAAGTTCGTCGAGAAGTCGGTGGAGCGCGGGGTGAGCGAGAAGGTGGCCCGCGATCTGGCCGACCAGATCGAGACCTTCGGTCGCTACGGCTTCAACAAGAGTCACTCGGCCGCCTACTCGCTGCTGAGCTACCACACCGCGTGGCTGAAGGCGCACTACCCGGCCGAGTTCATGGCCGGCCTGCTCTCGTCGGTGCTCGACAAGACCGACGACGTGGTGAAGTACATCGCCGAGTGCCGCGACCTGCCGCGCTACCTGCCGCAGCTCGACGACGGCATCGAGGTGCTTCCGCCCGACGTGAACGAGTCGGGCTGGAAGTTCACGGCCATCGGCGGCACCCAGATCCGCTTCGGTCTCGGCGCGGTGCGCGGGGTGGGGTCGGCGGCGGTGAAGTCGATCCTGGAGGCCCG contains the following coding sequences:
- a CDS encoding SIMPL domain-containing protein (The SIMPL domain is named for its presence in mouse protein SIMPL (signalling molecule that associates with mouse pelle-like kinase). Bacterial member BP26, from Brucella, was shown to assemble into a channel-like structure, while YggE from E. coli has been associated with resistance to oxidative stress.); this encodes MSTSTRASASAALILSLALVISAAVLGRSFVEGRRMEGTVRVVGAATVPFTSDVVKWRVQLVRSVSLGGEAAGFEQLRADRARIVDRLTSAGVAADAIALQPVTTNPVWDRDGRVSGVSLRQTVLVVSPDLDAVESIALDPGDLIGEGLGLEGSTLEYFYEQMAELKRSLLQQASDDARARAGEIAGASLGEMIEARAGVFQIREPYSTEVQGYGVYDTQTRDKEITVTVHATFGVR
- the dnaE gene encoding DNA polymerase III subunit alpha, which codes for MSFVHLHTHSEYSLLDGANRISDLVERAAEFEMPGVALTDHGCMFGAWTFQKAARKAGIKPILGMEAYVAPGDRRDRSRSGQGERAYYHLVILARDRIGYRNLVKLTSMGYTEGFYHKPRVDRELLEQYSEGLIVSSACLAGEVARNLMADNWDGAREAASWYAEVFRDRYYLEVQGHDSEGQEELNRKILQLGDDLGLPVIATNDAHFLSEGDHEAHDVLCCIGLGKDRNDPNRLQYDRGLYFKNAPEMAARFPDRPDLLENTLAIADAVDLTFDKQYHLPEFPLPEGHADENDFLEYLATQGAKERYGDPLPDEAQERLDYELGVIKGTGYAGYFLIVQDFIAWAREQDIPVGPGRGSAAGSLVAYAMGITNLDPLEHDLLFERFLNPERVSMPDVDIDFCFERRGEVIEYTRQKYGTDAVGQIITFGTMKSRAVIRDVGRTLGFEPGETDRIAKLIPNAPGQSFTVREAVDGLKEVRDLYKLDERHRQLFDYSMTLEGLSRHSSVHAAGVVIAPGPLDEYVPVCVQTGKNGGEDGMVVTQYDMNCLEEAGMLKMDFLGLKTLTVIYDAVEMVKARVGALKHPESGEIYESMDDVPLDDPAVYRMLARGGTSGVFQFESSLATDKLRSMRCDRFENLVATNALIRPGPLDSGMTDVYIRRKLGQEPVTYDHPDLEKSLEPTYGIIVYQEQVMRIANILAGFSLGEADVLRKAVGKKNAALIAEQLNKFVEKSVERGVSEKVARDLADQIETFGRYGFNKSHSAAYSLLSYHTAWLKAHYPAEFMAGLLSSVLDKTDDVVKYIAECRDLPRYLPQLDDGIEVLPPDVNESGWKFTAIGGTQIRFGLGAVRGVGSAAVKSILEARRDGPFTSFFDFLERIDVRALNKRACEALIAAGALDAFGYRAQLKAGLDTAYQEVLTRKAEEEAGQATLFGADAGPGLAREAPPLPEVSDWPEPERLAREKEALGFFISGHPLDRFRDVVQAYDSVNTRNLKEHAGQKIELACVVTSVSRQISKRDNSEWGKIVVEDFHGTATILGFKDSWQSSKDSLQVDGVVLIRGAVSGRERDEEDPPIFLDGVEALEALPGAGYLSLEIEMLAGSKLDDASFAKARSVLQSHPGQAPVELVVGTDNGVKAPRLRSRSIKVDPLGDTLSELREIFGKARVRLVRRAGAATPQTAPAGGRRQWPNGRGSRSRPPS